ACATATGCAGGGATAAAGGTGATCCACACTGCACAGAATATCAGCATGCTGAAGGTGATCAGCTTGGCTTCATTAAAATTATCAGGTAGTTTCCGAGCCAGGACAGCTAACACAAAGCAAAAGACAGCCAGCAGGCCGATGTACCCGAGCACAGCCCAGAACCCAACAGCTGAGCCTAATGCACACTCCAGGATGATTCTCTCTTTGTATGTTGTGAGGTTTTTCATTGGAAATGGAGGATCAAGAACCAACCAAATGGTGCATATTATAACTTGAATGAACGTGAAAGACACTACAGTCATTCTTTGCTGTGGAGGACCAAACCATTTCATCACATTGCTTCCTGGGAGTGTAGCTCTGAAGGCCATTAACACTACTATTGTTTTTCCAAGAACACAAGACATACAGAGGACAAAGGTGATCCCAAATGCTGTGTGGCGCAGCATGCAGGACCACTCAGAGGGCGCTccaatgaaagttaatgaacataagaaacacagagtcagagagaagagcagcaggaagctcagCTCAGAGTTGTTGGCCCTGACAATCGGGGATGACCTGTGACGATAGAACACAGCCGCTGTTATCATGGCAAGACAGGCACCACCAACTGAGAATGCAGCCAGGATGATTCCTAGGACCTCGTTGAAGGAAAGAAACTCTACAGGCTTGGGGAGACACGTGTCCCTCTCTGCATTAGGCCAGAACTCCTTGAGGCATGGGAGACAATCAGGGGAATCTGAATAAAAAGCAAAGCGTCCTTTTAGTAGACATACTGTACACTACTCTATATTTTGTACAGTCAATATGTatttggagaaaataaaaatacctgtAGCATTGCTAATCTCTCCTTCAGGACATGGTAAACAATCATAACAGCAAATGggttttcctttctgcagcactTTACGAGTTCCTGGaggacagctgtcagagcacactgaCACAGGTACCTGACACAAagatataaagaaaatatcatatattcaGATGTGCTACAAAGATCTGAGGTTAAAAGCTAAAGTTGGTAAAAATACCAGGACTTGGAGTAGAGTGTTAGTGTTGCTAAACCAACCTAGGTTCATACTACCAAGGATGCAGCTACCAAAGGATAACCTAGCAAATTACATAAAATCACTGGTATCCTTTCCCTGCATGTTGCACTTAACTTTAGAGTGAGACTTGCCTGGGTGAGTGTGACTCTTCCTACATCTGAGAGGGGTTATGTTGTGTTCAAGTCACCGAGACACTCCTTGTCTGTGCTCCAAAATGGCCTTGAGTCCACTCAGctctgtttggttgttttcATTCAGGCAAGGTGGATTCTCACAAATGAAGCTCAGTGTAATTTCTCACCCACTCACCATATTTCTTCAAAATTAGCTGATCATGGGCATGCAATCGTTAAGTTAAACCAACTTAATTTTTCCAAAATCTACAACAATCAagtcaaaaattattttttatatgactATCCCTGTACTGCAATTCAGCAATGGAACACTTTTGGATGAGATGAAGGGGAGTGTTATGCTTAAATGCTGTAACTTtggaattcatttttaactcgAGTACAGGCAAGAGGAACAGGGACCTAAAACACTTCATATGATGTGAGactgtaaaattttaaatttaaatacacTGTCGCCCttcaagttaaaaaaagtatttgttacctctttccatgaaatgattgtgaggAGGTGACTCATAAtttacagataaagtgtatatcttctcaaaacattattaattaatcaattccAAACACATCACggtgaaaatgaaaccacaataacTCGTGAattgtgtgtgaaaacaaaattattccaactttatgggcaaccgtatATTTTAAACTAGAGCTTTTAGGCTCCTTACTTGTGTGCTGCCCTCCACCCAGGTGAGGTTCCTGTTGATACGGAACTCTCTGCCAACAGGCAGTGATGCATCGTAGTGTCCGACTGTCACCAACTCGATGTTGCCACTCTCAGTTTTTTGCCAGTTCACCAGCTCGTATGTGACCACAGGATCCCCGTTGGCATCAAATGACACATCATAACCATTTTTAGAAAACTGTACTTTCTTTAACTGCATGAGAATCTGTGAGAATGAAGTAAATACTTgatatattcaaataaataacattttaaaggtTAACCATTTAAttccataaaaatgtacattatagCTATAAAAAGGACATTGGTGTGTTCACCTGGTGGTTTCAACTGACCTCTTCAGACTCTATCCTGCTGAATTTGTCACAGTGATTTGTAGAATTTGTTTCCTGACACACTGCATTATGAATGGCATGTGCTATTGCATAAACAGCCTTGTATACCATGTTAGTGATCCGGAGCTGAGATGTGTCAGTGTACGGAGTCTGGAGCGTCTTTATGTCTTCACttccatcacacacactcttgtttGTGTCTGCCCCTAaaaccacacagagacagaggaaagGGATGTTTTTTCAACCCTAAAAATTACAAGTAATTGCATTTTTAGGTTAAAGCATTCTCGCAACAAAAAACAGTACTTTGCAGacatctttatttaatttttgtataGTTGCTGTTTCCGCTTCCATCAGCCCTATTTTCAACTATCATTCACTGATTGAAAGGCCGTTAGTTAGATCCCTGTCACTGACAGTGTAGATGGTAAAATTCTTAAGCAAGATAGTGCAGCCTAAAATGATTTGGTAGCACCTTACAtgatagcctcggccaccaatgtatgaatgtatgtgaATGGGTGAGTGCTGACTTGTAATgttgcaaagactagaaaagtgctttttaaaatcaatcCATTTTTCTATTATAATTCAGTCTATTTAACTGGTCAAATATCTGTACACATACAAGGAATTGACTGTGGTGtcatgtctgtttctgtgtataCAAACTGACAGTGACAATAtgtgcatgttaaaaaaactgtttatatttaaactgtgaaaatatataattaacatACTGACTTGAACAGtgttatagtgttttttttaagtaaataatcTGAAATCACTGTCTGAGTAATACATTCATTAAATGCAGAAAAGCATAATTTGTAACTGATATGTGCTGTAATTACAATTTTTCAATTCTATTTAGCTTAATGACCTGGAGACTGTCTCTAtattgtgtgcttgtgtttgtggttttagcattgaaatgaaaacactgttGCAAAGTTTATACAAAACCTCCAACACAGCAGAATGCCAAAACCTGACCTGAAAGATAATAATTTCAAGTGAGGTTCAAAGTGATGCACCTTATTGCCTCCTCATGACTCAGTCCAGTAACAACAGATTTCATGCTAAATCCCAGATTTGGTCTTAAGGCTGCTGCACCACTCAgatagacagagaaaaacaacaaaactgatATACAATGACCCTCACATAAGATTCAACtgtctcactttttttcagccTGCAGTTGAATGCATCCTCCCAGAACTCAGTGAGCAGTGGAGAGGCAGCCACTTTAGAGGGAGAGAGGTCCAGCAGGAAGTCTCTCAGACCTGGGATGACTGATTGCTCAATGCCAAATCCAATAGCTCCAGCACAGAAGCTGAACCTCAGCATGTCTGGGTCTGTTACCCAACACTCACTGCCTATCCACTGGCGAGGTGAAAAAGGCTCAAGAGAAAGCTCCTCTAGCAAAATCCTCATGTCTTCATTGGCTGTAAATGccacaacaaccacagctgttGACCTAGTGAGACATTGTAGTTCATTATATTAGGTAAACATGAACATAAAAGTAagataataaatacaaacatacatGTGGGAGATAGCATAGAAAACTATAGTTTAGAATTTGGACTCACTGACATGAAGAACACTGTCAAATATAAGAGAAATACATGTGGTGTAAAAGATACACTTCTAAGGTGTCTTAGATAATAAAAATCTTCAACCTTAAATGTTTACACGTTTAATGGTTCTGTGTGCAGAAGGTCAGTGTCAGCACATGAAACAAAACCACAATCAGTGATGTAGAAACCTGCGGATAACGTCAGCTACTCTCTGGATCCTGCTACGTGGGTTGGTCCGATAGAAAGCTTCAGAGTATTCCACACAAATCCCTTCTCTGCGTGCTGCGGCCAGGAAAGTCGCCATGCCATTATTGCCATAATCTGAATCCGACCTGACAGCACCTATCCAAGTCCAGCCAAAGTGTTTGACCAGCTTGGCCAGCGCATCAGCCTGGAACTGGTCACTTGGGATTGTTCTGAAGAAATTCGGGTACTGCTGCTTATCAGACAGGCATGCACACGTGGCAAAGTGGCTCACCTAACGAAAAACAACAGTGCAATTATTGAACGGGACAAAACAATCAGCTCAACTTTATATTAAACACACAGTTTGCCATGAATTCAAAACATTTACTTGAGGGATGTTAAAAGGCCTGAGGACGCGCGACATGCTGATGGATGGCGTGGACCCAGACTCACCAACAACTGCCATCACCATACCAGACTGTGAGCAGTTGTCGCCTGTGTAAAACACCGGGTCCAGGCCGTTTGAAAGCTGGAATGCCACATGGACAAACACAGGCACCGAGGCACACGAGTCGTAGATCTGATAACCGAGTCTGATGCCCGGCAGCAGCTCCGTGCTGTTGTTAATCTCCTCGATGGTGAAGATCATTGCACTTGAGAAGCGCAGTTCACGGGGGATAATGCTGCACACATAAACTCATGTCAACTCGATAAGCACATGCAACAATTTTCACAGATATATATAGTAGAACTGCCATTCATATCCACTGTAAGTGAACTGTATCTGTGAACCAAATTGTCAGCAAGtcaataaaaaattaagaacATTTCCATTCTCACACAGTCTAAAATCCTTTTATCCCACATTTCTCCCTCTTACTAACCTCCCTTTGCACCTTAGTGGCTCAGGCATGTAGGTGTAGTTATTCTCCACTGTGTGCATGTTGTAATGTATAGAGAAAGCACCACCAATGACGTAGTCACCATCCACTGAGAATGCAGGTACACGAGTGGTACTCTGTAGCTTACATTTTACAGGTGCAGCCTCAGAGCTGACCCTAGCACCAGAAACATTCAAGACAAGAGCTGAGTTCAGCTCACACAGAGACAGGATCAGACTAATAGAGAGAGCAGTGATCTCCATCCCTCAATTGTCTGTGTGGGAATACTGCATGTGTGTTATCACTGGTTTATATAGATTTTCCAAACAAATCATCCCTCCTTCTACTGTACAGCAGCTTACTGTACACCAAAGAGAATTATTTCTCCGCATACAGTTCCCATGTGTCTTTTCCTCCTCTTGCATTATCATGGTAAACATAAAATGGTTTCCCAAATTCATCCAACCGTTATactctttttcctttttagcTCATATTGCACTTTAGTCTAAGtctaacaaatgtacattttataaCTTGTTTGTGTCGTTCAATCCCATTTAGATATTGTGtgaaaagatattttttaataagcaataatttCATGACAGTGTCAAGACAGAACACATAACcaagcctttttttttgcattttaaccttctttatttactcatttagcTCATCATAAAagaatatgttttaaataagtTCATAGCATGGCATTAATATCTTCAAAACATTTGTGAAAATGTTATGTAAAACTGGTTGAATGTGCACATTATAAGCTTCATGCGGTATGCTATGGAAaggtttgtcacattttatgttgctgTCCAATCAGTGTTGATGGTAAATGTAGTTGACTAAAGCAATACAATCCTCAGTGTCCAATTTACTGAGTAAGCTGAGTTTTCCTTCTCACAGAGACAGCAATAATGAGAGCAACACATTCTGCAGCACAGTAACTCAGCTTTTCTGTAAATGTAGCACACACTGAGGAATGTATCGCTTCAGTCATCTACATTTACTTTCAAAACTTATGAGAAAACCACCTCAATGCTTGCAAATCACTTATTTTTCAAACCTCATATTTCTCAGGATTgatttttgttcattaaatgctTCTTGGTGTTCTTCTCTGGCTTAAACAATATGATGAAACACTTTGGAgcaaatatacacaatattaGTCCAAAACTGGAGGCCAGAATGGCAAATATCTCCACAGCCACAGTGAATTTCCCAGGAGAGCTGACATATGCAGGGATAAAGGTGATCCACACTGCACAGAATATCAGCATGCTGAAGGTGATCAGCTTGGCTTCATTAAAATTATCAGGTAGTTTCCGAGCCAGGACAGCTAACACAAAGCAAAAGACAGCCAGCAGGCCGATGTACCCGAGCACAGCCCAGAACCCAACAGCTGAGCCTAATGCACACTCCAGGATGATTCTCTCCTTGTATGTTGTGAGGTTTTTCATTGGGAACGGGGGATTAAGAACCAACCAAATAGTACATATTATAACTTGAATGAACGTGAAAGACACTACAGTCATTCTTTGCTGTGTAGGACCAAACCATTTCATCACATTGCTTCCTGGGAGTGTAGCTCTGAAGGCCATTAACACTACTATTGTTTTTCCAAGAACACAAGACATACAGAGGACAAAGGTGATCCCAAATGCTGTGTGGCGCAGCATGCAGGACCACTCAGAGGGCACTccaatgaaagttaatgaacataagaaacacagagtcagagagaagagcagcaggaagctcagCTCAGAGTTGTTGGCCCTGACAATTGGGGATGTCCTGTGACAATAGAACACAGCCGCTGTTATCATGGCAAGACAGGCACCACCAACTGAGAATGCAGCCAGGATGATTCCTAGGACCTCGTTGAAGGAAAGAAACTCTACAGGCTTGGGGAGACACGTGTCCCTCTCTGCATTAGGCCAGAACTCCTTGAGGCATGGGAAACAATCAgaggaatctgaatataaagCAAAGGGGCTTTTAGgagacatactgtaaagtactgtatgttgtacagtcaatatatatttggagaaaataaaaatacctgtAGCATTGCTAACCTCTCCCTCAGGACATGGTAAACAATCATAACAGCAGATGggttttcctttctgcagcactTTACGAGTTCCTGGaggacagctgtcagagcacactgacacaggtacctggcacaaagaaacaaaacaaaatatcatATATTCAGATGTTCTACACAGCTCTGAGGTTAAAAAGCTAAAGTAGATTAAAAAAGCCAGAATTTAAAGTGGAGTGAAAGCTTCTCTTGCACAAAGTCAACAAACAGAATCTTGGAAAAGTGCTTCCTAGTTTGACTGCAGATCACAAGCAGCCATTAACATGATTTACTGCTACGTTCGAGTCCACTTGgctctgattggtcattttctttcaggTGAGGTGTTTTCTTATGAATGAAGCTTAGTGtaatctctcacacactcatcattttttttcaaaattagctGATCATCGGCCTGCATTCTTCAAATTACCCCAACCAAATTTTGCCCAAGTCGCCAACAATCTTCAATCAAGGGAACATTTTTGGATAAGATGAAGGGGTAGTATTATGCAAGAATGCTGTAACTTTGTTATTAATCTTTTTACAGCAGGTATAGGCATGAGGAACATGGATTGACTAGAGCAGCTGGCCAACCATCAGCCCTATGGCTGCTGGACCTCTATGCAGCCATCAACACTGTTAACCACCAAATCCTCCTCTCTACACTTACAAAACTTGGTATATCAGGTTCTGCCCTCTGATGGTTCACATCCTACCTTGCAGGGAGATCTTTAAAAGTATTATGGAAGGGAGAAGTATCCAAACTACAAAATctttccactggggtgcctcaaggatcagtgctaggcccccttcttttctcaatttacaccacctCACTTGGTGCAATCATTCGCAATCATGGATTCTCATCCCATTGTTTTTGtgatgatacccagctgttcctTCCCTTCCCAGCAAACAAACCCACATTCTGAACCTCTGCTCACCTTGCGGACACATCAACATGGATGTCATgactgatgaccaactgaccttcaaggttcatgtgtcctcaatTGCAAGACTGTGTGGGTTCGCCTTATACGACATCAGGAAAttcagaccctacctgaccaAGCAAacaacacaactcctggttcaggccctcgGGACATCACACTTGGGCTACTGCAACTCTCAACTTGCAGGACTCCCTgcatgcaccaccaagcctctgcagatgatccagaatgcAGCGACgcatctggtcttcaaccagcccaagagagcacatgtcactccgctacTCATCtttctgcactggctcccagtcgCAGCctacatcaaattcaaagccctGTCTCTTGCATACAAAATAGCAACTTGGCACATCCCTTGCATATCTGACCTCCTTTGTTCTGGTCCACATACCCTCCCGCCCACTGTACTCTTCGtggtgaaagacgtctggctcctccgccgCTGCAGGGCTCTacatctcaaaccagactcttctcctctgtagttccccggtggtggaaggaccttccaaactccatccgatctgctgagtccttatcaatttttaagaagagactgaagacccaactctttactgacaccttcacacttgatcGACACAAATGACACATTAAGTATCGCACTGACTGCTTGCGCAACCTAAAAACACTTaggtcctaatggactcaaacttaacccacgggacttactcttgctatgcttcttgacttcatctttgcttgtggtgTATTacctctcatttgtacgtcggtTTGGATATAAGCGTCTGccaaatgacattgtagaattgtagaattggaCCAAAAACAATTCATACCATGTAAGACTTTCAGATTTTATACTTAAATTTGTTAAACTCGAACTTTTGGGCTCCTTACTTGTGTGCTGCCCTCCACCCAGGTGAGGTTCCTGTTGATACGGAACTCCTGGCCAACCGGCAGTGATGCATCATAGTGTCCCACTGTCACCATCTCCACGTTGCCACTCTTAGTTTTTTGCCAGTTAATCAGCTCATATGTAGCCACAGGATCCCCGTTGCCATCAAATGACACATCATAACCATTTCGAGAAAAATTTACTTTCTTTAACTGCATAAGAACCTGTGAggataaaataaagtaagagaAAATAAACGATAAAATTTAAGCTGAAAGGTTGAGAATGTGCTTTTACAATACAGCCACTTTGTTAACTTCTTATAAAGATATAATTACTTTACCTTGCAACGAATACTCGTACTGCTGGATTTCCTGTTTAGACACAGTTACCTCTCAAGCTTTTATTCTACTAATTCACTTGTTGCTTCACAACGACTACTGATTACTTTAATACTCCTTGCTTCATGCACAACAGATTATTGCTTCACAATGACTACCTGTTGCTGTTAAAACAACAGATCTTCGCTTTTTAACAATTATTCATATTCCTGGGTTTCCTTTTAAGACAGTTACCTATCAGGACTTTATTGTACTAAACTAGTCGTTGCTTTGCACAAACGagttattgttttgagtatttgTCGCTTTgttatgaacaaaaaaaaaaaaaaatggtccaAGATTCCTGTTAACATACAGATACCAttgtgggcttttattttgaaggcctgtCTCGTCATGACTTTGCTGGTTGTGTTGGTGTTTACGTCATCATTATAAAAGTGGAAAGGGGAGAGGCACACAATGTCTCATCAATCCCTCAAACtactctttatttaaaaaaaaaaaaacatgagtcctaacaacaaaatattagcATCATCAGAAA
This is a stretch of genomic DNA from Centropristis striata isolate RG_2023a ecotype Rhode Island chromosome 4, C.striata_1.0, whole genome shotgun sequence. It encodes these proteins:
- the LOC131969902 gene encoding extracellular calcium-sensing receptor-like; this encodes MEITALSISLILSLCELNSALVLNVSGARVSSEAAPVKCKLQSTTRVPAFSVDGDYVIGGAFSIHYNMHTVENNYTYMPEPLRCKGSIIPRELRFSSAMIFTIEEINNSTELLPGIRLGYQIYDSCASVPVFVHVAFQLSNGLDPVFYTGDNCSQSGMVMAVVGESGSTPSISMSRVLRPFNIPQVSHFATCACLSDKQQYPNFFRTIPSDQFQADALAKLVKHFGWTWIGAVRSDSDYGNNGMATFLAAARREGICVEYSEAFYRTNPRSRIQRVADVIRRSTAVVVVAFTANEDMRILLEELSLEPFSPRQWIGSECWVTDPDMLRFSFCAGAIGFGIEQSVIPGLRDFLLDLSPSKVAASPLLTEFWEDAFNWADTNKSVCDGSEDIKTLQTPYTDTSQLRITNMVYKAVYAIAHAIHNAVCQETNSTNHCDKFSRIESEEILMQLKKVQFSKNGYDVSFDANGDPVVTYELVNWQKTESGNIELVTVGHYDASLPVGREFRINRNLTWVEGSTQVPVSVCSDSCPPGTRKVLQKGKPICCYDCLPCPEGEISNATDSPDCLPCLKEFWPNAERDTCLPKPVEFLSFNEVLGIILAAFSVGGACLAMITAAVFYRHRSSPIVRANNSELSFLLLFSLTLCFLCSLTFIGAPSEWSCMLRHTAFGITFVLCMSCVLGKTIVVLMAFRATLPGSNVMKWFGPPQQRMTVVSFTFIQVIICTIWLVLDPPFPMKNLTTYKERIILECALGSAVGFWAVLGYIGLLAVFCFVLAVLARKLPDNFNEAKLITFSMLIFCAVWITFIPAYVSSPGKFTVAVEIFAILASSFGLIFRRMMMMMMMCIFAPKCFIILFKPEKNTKKHLMNKNQS